TGCGCATCGGCGTCGAGGCCAAGGTGGTGGTCGATTCGCATGTGCAGGCGATCAGCGCGTCACTGACCGGGCCTGGCGTTGCGACGATCACCATTTCCCATTCCGGCTCGACCCACGAGACCGTGACCGCGACGAAACTCGCGCGGGAAGCCGGCGCGACGACGATCTGCATAACCAATTTCGGCAAATCGCCGTTGCTGGCGTATGCCGATATCGTGCTGCATACCATGGCGCGCGAGACGCAGTTCCGAACGGAAGCAATGACCAGCCGCATCGCTCAGCTCGCCGTCATCGACGCTCTCATCGCCTGCCTGTCCCTTGCCGATTATGACAAAGCATTGACGACGATCAGCAAGACTTTCGATGTGCTTTCGACGAAGCGCTTCTAGAATTAGATCAACAATTGAATGATTGGCGAGGCTGAGGCTCCGAAACCTCAGGTCATCCCGGAAGCCGCAAATCGTCCGGGATGACCGCTGTATACCATCCTCAATGCCGGGCTGGCCCAAGATCCTGAGCTGCCTAGGTTGTCTTCTTTGTCACGAGCGTCAATGTGCCGTCTTGGCTCAAGCTGGCCACGATGACTTGCGCTGACGTGCGCCCTTTTGATGTCAAGGCCGACTTGATTGCAGGCGTCGCTTCGATCGACGCGCGGAGCTGCTGAAGTTCGGTGGGGCTTCGTTGCGCCGCGGCGTTATTGACTTCCGTCCTCGTGGCCTCCGGCAGTTCTTCGATGTCGAAGACCCTGACACTTCGTATCTGTGGCGCTTCCTGGGGAACCTGTTGAGAAGTGGTTGGAGGCTTTGCAGCAGGAGCTTGTGCATAAGCGACGGGGGAAAACGCGAGGGTTGTGCTCGTCGCGAGTACCATCATGAGTCGCATCGATCATTCCTCATTAGCCGTTTCAGAAGCCATCTAGGCTGCAGGCGCAATGCGAGCGCAATCTGTCAGGCGGAGGATAACTCCGTGGTGATTATGTGTTCGTTATGTGAGCGTCACAGTAAGTAATGGCAAAAATCTGTATTCAGGATTGAATTGTTCCATGCCGCGCAAAAAAATAAAGGGATGCATATGGCCTTAGGAACAAAGGATGGACGTTGTAGGTCGTGCCTGGGTCTCACCATTGGTAACTAATATAAATTGCGCGAGGTGGTTGGGCGCATGTTCTCCTCCTTTGCCAAGCCTGCGCTGCAGCCGAGTCTGCACTATTCGCCTCGCGGAGCTTGTTTTGAAATACTATTTATAGGTCGAGACCGTGAGTAAATGCTACGTTCGCATCGTGTCTTCGTGCGGACGATGGGGTAGAGGTCTCGGCAAACAGTTTGGATATCTTTGATATCGAGGAGTACTGCTATGACCAATGGCTTCGAAAAAGTCGCCAAGTTGTTCAAGGATGCGCGTTACCAAGAGCGAAAGCATGGCGATGATGGCTACAATCTTTATCAGGACATGACGACAAAAAAATTCTGGATCGGGACGGAAGACAACCCGCGACAGGTCTGGTTGGTCGATCCAGCCAAGATCGAGGAGGCTCAGACGAGTTCGAGTTTCAAGCACTTCATTCCATCTTACCTTCAGCCTGCCAACGAACCGCTTGTTTCTAAGGCAAGCCACCGCAGCGTGCGAGATGTTAGCGCGTCGGACCTTGCGGAACATAGCGCGGGTTTTCACGCGCCAGATGCACCAGCAAAGGATGTCGAGGTTACCGGCGTTGATCCCAACGTTGAGATCCAGGCACTCCTGATGGCCGGCTTATGAGATGCGCAAGGCGGCATCTGAAATCCGCGTCCTCGAGATGACCATTCTAGGCGGCGCTATGATTTGCCGCACCACCAATCTAGACCCGCGGTGTGGCCCGTTCTGAAACTCCCGCCCCAATCTTGTGCGGGGATGAAAAAATGAAGACGAAAGCGACAGTTGCTCGACATCATGTCCTTTGCTCTAAGAGCGGGCATGACAACGATCGCTGTTCCGGGACTACTCTCTTTCACTATCGCCATCCTGGTGTACTTCACCGGAGCGGGGCTCAATCGCTTGATCGCGCCGCTGCGCCGCTGGAACATTCCCGAGGCCGTTACCGGCGGTCTCGTCGCAGCGGTCGCGACGCTTGCTGCCTACCACGTTTTAGGCACTACGATTGGCTTCGATCTCGAGGCGCGCGACATGCTGCTCCTCTATTTCTTCACGGGGATCGGGCTGAATGCCCGCCTGTCAGACCTTATGACAGGCGGGCGTCGGCTGGCTGTCCTGCTGGCGGTCACCATCGTTTTCCTCGTCCTGCAGAACGTGATCGCGGTCGGCAGCGTTGCCCTGCTCGGCCTGCCGGAGGGACTTGCCCCGTTCCTCGGCTCGGCTTCGTTGATCGGCGGCCATGGCACGACGATCGCCTGGGCCCCGATCATCGAGCAGCGTCTGGGAGTCTCTCAGGCCCTGGAGGTCGGCATTGCCAGCGCCACGCTCGGCCTTGTCATCGCGAGCCTGGTGGGGGGCCCAGTCGCGCGCTTGCTCATCGCGCGCTATGGCTTGAGTGGCCCTGTTGAGAAGGCCCCGATCGTCGGTCTGCCGGATGATCCGGAAGGTGGCTCACGAAGTGAGGTGAGCGCGGTAAGTCTGCTGCGGACGGTCCTGGTGCTCAACATCGCCATTCTGATCGGCTTCGCCCTGGATGAGCTGGTGGACGAATTCGGCATCAATCTGCCGCTGTTCGTCGCTTGCCTCATGGTCGCGATCGTGATGACGAACACCATCCCCTATGTCTTCCGGGGCCTGCTCTGGCCGACACGGACCAAGGCGCTGTCGCTCGTCTCTGACCTGTCGCTGAGCGTTTTTCTCGCCATGTCCTTGATGAGCATGCAGCTCTGGACGCTGGGGGATCTAGGCCCTGCCCTGCTCGTGGTGCTTGGCGTCCAGACAGTTGCGGCGGTCGCTTATATCCTGTTCGTGGTGTTTCCCGCCATGGGCCGCGACTACGACGCGGCGGTGGTTTCGGCCGGGTTCAGCGGCATTTCCCTTGGCGCAACGCCTACCGCCATCGCCAATATGACCGCTGTGACGAAGGTGCATGGCGCCGCTCCTGTCGCCTTCATCATCCTGCCGCTCGTCTCCGCCTTCTTCATCGACATCGTCAATGCGGTGGCGATCGGGTTCATGGTGCGGTGAAGGTGGCGCCGGTCACCGAAAGGCGTTCTGGCGCAGCCATTCAGTAAAGGCGGCCGCGCGGCAATCGGATCGAGGGCCGGCCTTCTCGCGAAAATAAAAAAGCGGCGGTCCTGCCTGAGGCAGATGCTTCGCCGCTTGTCACAATGGTGCCCAGGAAAGGACTCGAACCTTCACGCCTTGCGGCACAGGTACCTGAAACCTGCGTGTCTACCAATTCCACCACCTGGGCAGGTGGCCTTCCCATCAGGGCCGGCAGGCGCTCTTTAGAGGGTCGCCGCATCACCTGTCAACGGCATTCGTCATGCCGCGGTCATATCCAACTTACTGTCACGGGAAAACGCCCGGTGTGTGGGGAACGGCGGTGCTCTGCGGTCTCACCATGGCATTCGCCTCCAGGAGAGGCGCGCCGCGAGACGTCTTTGCCTGACGGGCGGAGAATCCCGCCGCATCTACGCCGTTCCGTCTTCGTGGCCGCGCGAGAGCGGATATTGGTGCAGCGGTTGCATACGCATGACGGAGCCGTCGGCAGTACCGCTGCGAGGGGAAGGGCACCGTCTGTCTGAAGCGGCCTTGGGTCACGCATCGTTCGGTTGAGGGCGAAGCCTCGCAGCGACGCAATGGCACGTGTGATTTGATGGATTCTTCACTGCCGCATGGTTCCCTCCTGCGGCAAAGCGCTCTATGGAACACGTGTCGAGATCAATTCCAAACAGGCGGAGGCTTTCGATGACAGCGGGAGTAGTGGGGACGTCCTCACAGCTCATCACCGTCTTCGGCGGATCGGGCTTCATCGGTCGTCATGTGGTGCGTGCGCTCGCCCAGCGCGGCTATCGTATCCGTGTCGCCGTGCGGCGGCCGGACCTCGCCGGCTTCCTGCAGCCGCTCGGCCGTGTCGGACAGATCCACGCGGTACAGGCCAATCTGCGCTACAAGCAATCCGTCCAGAATGCGGCACGCGGCTCGGACGTCGTCATCAATCTGGTTGGTGTGCTCAAGGAAGCCGGCCGTCAGAATTTCGCGGCGGTTCACAGCTTCGGTGCCCGCTCGGTGGCCGAGGCAGCCGCGACGGCGGGCGCCCGTCTTATTCATGTGTCCGCGCTCGGCGCCGATGCGCAGTCGGAATCGCTCTACGCCCGCACGAAGGCAGCCGGAGAGGCTTCGGCGTTCAGCCATGTTCCCACGGCAACCATCTTTCGTCCGTCGGTCGTGTTCGGCCCGGAGGACGGGTTCTTCAACCGCTTCGCGGCGCTCGGCAGCCGCATGCCGGTCGTGCCGATCACTGGCGGTGCCACGCGTTTCCAGCCGGTCTATGTCGGCGACGTCGCTGAAGCCATTGCCCGCGCTGTCGACGGTGCCGTTGCGGAAGGCCATGTCTACGAGCTCGGCGGGCCTGAGGTGAAGACACTTCGCGAAATCGTCGACTACACGCTTGGCGTCATCGGCCGTCGCCGGCTTGTCGTGGATCTGCCGAAGGCCGGCGCCTCACTTCTGGCGGGCGTCGTTGAGTTCGCCGACAAGCTTACCTTCGGTATCCTGCCGGACTATCTCGTGCTCACGCGCGATCAGGTCGCGTTGCTGGGCCATGACAATGTCGTATCGGCGACGGCCATCGATACCGGCCGCACGCTCACCGATATCGGGATCACGCCAACGCCCTATGAGGCGACCGTCCCGGGCTATCTCTGGCGTTTCCGCCGCGCTGGCCAGTTTGCCGACATTCGGGCTATCTGATCGGAACGTGCTAGTACGTCTGCGAGCGTTCGGGAACCCGGCCGCGCGCCGCCAGCCCCTTATGGATATGAACCATGAGGGCGACGCCGAAAAGCGGCGTGAATAGGTTGACGATGGGAATGGCCACCATCACCGCGAGCATGAGCCCGGCGATCAGGACCGTGCCGCGATTGGCGACGCGCATGGCCGCTGCTTCCGGCATGGGACGGAAGCGGCCGGCGGCGAGTTCGAAATACTCCCGTCCGAGCAGGTAGCCATTGGCCAAGAAGAAGGCCACGATATTCACGACGGGCACGAAGAACAGGATCAGCGCCACGCCGTTGACGAGCAGGGCGAGGCCGGCGAAGCGCAGGCCGTAAAGTAGCGAGCGTCCGAAGGACAATGGCTCGCCGGGTCGGTCGCCCGGATAGTGACGCTCCTCCACCAGAGCCGCCGCATCATCAAGGAAATAGCCGGCGACGACAGCCGTCACGGGTGCGATGATATAGGCAAGCCCAATGAAGATGCCCACTCCCGCGAAGAAGAAGGCCAAGCTGTCGATGAGCGGGTAGTTCGACAGGATGTCACTGCCGTCCATGAAATGGGCGATGACCCGCGTCAGGGCGAACCAAACGATCGCAAGCAGCAGGATCGTCAACCCCAGCGAACGCCACAGGAGGCGGCGGAAGCCTGGCGACAGGACTTGTGAGGCCGCCTTGATTGCAGCCTGCAGGACGAGGGAAAAGGATGCGAACAGGGGCAATGCGATCACAACATGCTGGGCAGGATACGGTTCGGCGGCTTGTGCCCATCGAGAAAGGCACGAATATTGACCATGACCTTGTCGCCCATGTCGATACGCCCTTCAAGCGTGGCCGACCCCATATGCGGCAGCAGCACCACCTTGTTGGCCTTGGCGAGGCGCAGCAGCCGCGGGTTGACCGCCGGATGATGCTGAAACACGTCGAGACCAGCGCCATGCAGCTCATTGGCTTCGAGCATGGCGATGAGGGCGGCCTCATCGATGATCTCACCACGCGCCGTGTTGATGATGACCGCGTCAGGCTTCATCAGCTTCAGGCGGCGCGCTGACAATAGATGGTAGGTCGCCGGCGTATGAGGACAGTGGATCGAGACAATGTCCATCCGCGCCAGCATACGGTCGAGGCTCGACCAATAGGTTGCGTCCAGCGCCGTCTCGGTATCTCCCGGCAGCCGGCGCCTGTTGTGATAGTTGATCGAAAGCCCGAAGGCGCGGGCTCGGGCAGCAAGGGCCTGGCCGATCCGCCCCATGCCAACGATGCCGAGGCGCTTGCCGGTGATGCGCCGCCCGAGCATCCAGGTCGGAGACCACCCAGCCCAAGGCTCTTCGTTCGGGATGATCCGGGCGCCCTCCGGCAATCGGCGGACCACCGCGAGCATGAGGGCCATGGTCATGTCGGCGGTGTCCGCCGTGAGAACACCGGGGGTATTGGTCACGGTGATGCCGCGCGCCGTCGCCGCTTCGACATCGATGTGGTCCACGCCGTTGCCGAAATTGGCAATGAGACGCAATTGCTCGCCGGCTTCGGCGAGAACGCCCTCATCGATCCGGTCGGTGATCGTGGGTACGAGAACTTCGGCCGTCTTCATCGCGGTGATCAGGTCGGTGCGCGAGAATGGCTGGTCGGTACCATTGAGCTGGACCGAAAACAGCTCGCGCATTCGCGCTTCGACCGGCTCCGGCAGACGGCGTGTAACGACGACGAGAGGCTGTGGCTTGCTCATCTTCTGGATCTCGGCCTCAGAGCGAATCCAACTTGGACTGAATCGCCCGATACAATGAAAGTCAGGCAATTGCTCGTATTTTTAGGCGGCGCAAGTCCGCAGCAGACGGATTTGCTCTAGCGGAACGGCAACCAGGTCGCAAGAGAGCGAAGCTGCGGGCGGCCGTCAAGTCGCGGCTGTGGCGCAGCGGCCTGCGCGGTTGCGCGGGCTGGTTCTGTGGAAATTGACACGGCGTGCCGGTGGGTGATGATGCATCGCAGACCCATTAGGCTGCCGTTAACGCATAACGCCACAGATTGGCGGGGCTCGTGCGTTTGCCGCATGTCTCGACCATCCCGATGTTACCTGCACCGATTTCAGACTGAGAAGACGATGCTGATCCAATCTGCGAACGTGATACGCCTCGCCTGCCTTCTGATGGTTGCCGCAGTACCGATTGTTGCCATTGTGACTCACGGGACCCAGGACGCCCGGGCGGCCAGCAGCGTGCCGGCCGGAAAACCCGCCGCCAGCGCATCAGAGAGTGTCAAAGCCGAGAGCATGCAGGTGGCCGCTGCTCCCGCGCAGCCAGCGACGCCTGTCGGCACGGTGAGCGGCCTGCCCGTTCCCCGTTACGTCAGCCTGAAATCTGATCGGGTAAATCTACGGGAAGGTCCCTCCAAGGATCATCGCGTCACCTGGGTTTTCCAGCGCGCCGGATTGCCGGTGGAAGTGACGGCCGAGTTCGAGACATGGCGTCGCATCCGTGATTCAGAAGGTGCTGAGGGTTGGGTCCTGCATAGCCTGTTGTCCGGACGCCGGACCGCGCTCGTCGCACCTTGGGAAAAGGGTCAGACCTTCGACATGCGCGATCAAACCGATGCAAATTCGCCGGTCACCGCGAGGCTCCAGGCGGGGGTCATCGCCAACGTACGCTCCTGCGACGGCACGTGGTGCAGTGTGATGGTGCGCGACGTCGCGGGCTATATGAAGCAGGACCGCCTATGGGGCGTTTATCCGCACGAACAGGTCAAGTGACGGGAAGCACCCGACGCCGAGGTGGTGCGCCGCAGAAAGCCTTGACGCACCGGATATTCTGAAGATCCGAACCTTTCGCCTCAATCCATTGACCGGTACGCTTCCCTACCAGGATGGGCGTCGGCGATGGGCAACATGTTCCAGCGCGCTCAGAAAACTCGGGGCCCAGCCCGCGATGTCTGTGGTCTCGAGCCGATCCCACATCGATTGCCAACGTTGCCGCCGCTCTTCCAGCGGCATCGCGAGAGCCTGGCTCAACGCGTTGGCGGTGCCGTCCATATCATAAGGATTGACCACCAACGCACCGTCGAGAACGCTGGCGGCGCCGGCGAAGCGCGAGATCACGAGGACGCCGGGATCCTCCGGGTCCTGTGCCGCGACATATTCCTTGGCGACGAGATTCATGCCATCGCGAAGAGGCGTGACCACCCCGACCTTGGCGACGCGATAGAGACCGGCGAGCTCAAGCCGCGTATGCGACCTGTTGACGTAACGTATGGGCGTCCAGTTGGCTTCGCCGTAACGCCCGTTGATGCGCCCGGCGGTTTCACCGAGAGCACGCTGCATGGCCGCGTATTCCGGGATGTCGCCCCGGCTCCTGGGCGTGATCTGCAGGAAGGTGACATGACCACGCCACTCCGGTGCTGTTTCCAGCATCCGCTCGAAGGCATCAAGCCGCTGCGTCAGTCCTTTGGAGTAGTCGAGACGGTCGACGCCCATCAGCATGGGCCGGCCATTCAGGCTCTCCGCAACCTCGGTGACAAAGCGCGAACGGCTGGCGCGCTTCGCCATTTTGGCAAAGCCGAGCCTGTCGATGCCGACGGGATAGACCCCTGTCCGCAGCTCGCGTCCGGCGACTGAAAACACATGGTCCTTGCGCGCGAAGGCTCCGAGTTCCTCGACAAGGTAACGGCCGAAATTGACCGCGTCACGCTCCGTCTGAAAACCGACGAGGTCGCAGGCTGTGAGCGCATGGCCGATCTCGATGTGGTTCGGCAGTGCGAGGAAGATATCGGGCGAGGGCCACGGAATATGCTGGAAATAGCCGATGCGGTTGTTGACGCCACGCGCTCGTAAAGCCTCCGCGAGCGGGATGAGATGATAGTCGTGGATCCAGATGAGATCGTCCGGATCGATGTGCTTGATCAGGAGATCGGCGAAATAGCTGTTCACCCGCCGGTAGCCCGCAAGGTCTCGCCGCGCGAATTCAGTTAGGTCCAGCCGGTAATGCAGCAGCGGCCATAAGGTACGGTTCGCGAAGCCGTTGTAATATTCGCCGAAATCCTCGCTGGAGAGATCGCAGAGGGCATAGGTGATCTTGCCATGCTCCACGAGCGTCGCGTCGGATTGCGGCGCTCCGATCTTGCCACTCCAGCCGAACCACAGGCCTCCTCTGTCGGCGAGGACATCGTTGAGCGCCACGGCCAGTCCACCTGCGGCGACCCCGCTTTTCTTCGTGGGAACACCGACACGGTTGGAAACGACCACCAGCTTGCTCAAAAGGCCTCCTCCCAGGATCGCGACAGTGACAAGGCGGCGTGGATCAGCCCCACCATGGAATAAGTCTGGGGGAAGTTACCCCAAAGCTCACCCGTCTCGACATGAATGCCTTCGGAGAGAAGGCCGAGACTATTACGGCGGCCGAGCACGTGCTTGAACAATTCCCGCGCTTCCGCCCCACGGCCAATCTTGGCCAAAGCTTCAATATACCACAGCGTACAGATCGTGAAGGCCGTCTCAGGCTTTCCGAAATCATCCTCTCCGGCATAACGGAAGAGATGATTGCCGCGCTTGAGGCGCTTACCGATCAATTCCACTGTTGAACGGAAACGCGGATCATCCGCCCGTACCAAGCCGATGTCCGCCAGGAGTAGCAAGGCTGCATCAACATCCGTGCCACCGAATGACGAAACGAAGCTTTGCAGTTCCTCGTTCCATGCTTCCGCAAAAATTCTTGAGCGCAGCCGGTCGGCATGCTCGCGCCAATACGTTGCGCGATCGGTGAGTTCGAGCTTCAGTGCGATACGCGCAAGGCGGTCACAGGCGGCCCAGCACATGGCGGCCGAATGGGTATGGACGCTCGACAGCGTTCGGTATTCCCACAAGCCGGCATCGGGTTCGTTCCAGAGAATAGCCGCGCGTTCGCCCAGGGCCTCGAGACGATAGAACAGATCAAGATCACCCCGCACATCCAGCCGTTCGTCGAAGAAGCACTGGGATATCGCCAGGATCACGGAACCATAGCCGTCGTTCTGCCGCTGCAGATAGGCAGCGTTGCCGCGGCGGACAGGCCCGTATCCGCGGTACCCCGGCAGCGCTTCGAGCGTATATTCGTCGATTTTGGCTTCGAACTGCAGTCCGAACAGAGGCTGCAGCTCCCGATCCGCGCTGCGGGCCACCACATTGGCGACATAGCTAATGAAGTCTTCCATCGTCTTGGTCACGCCGAGACGATTGAGCGCGCGAACCGTGAAGAATGAGTCGCGAAGCCAGCAGTAACGGTAATCCCAGGTACGGCCACTCGTGCCGTATTCCGGGATAGAGGTGGTGAGGGCCGCAACGATGCCCCCGGTTTCCTCGTAGGCGCAAAGCTTCAGCGTGATCGCCGCGCGAATGACCACGTCCTGCCATTCGTAGGGAATCGCGAGATAGCGTACCCATTCCCGCCAGTATTGCGTCGTTTCCTCGAGGAAATGACGAAAGACCGCGCTGGGGGCTTCGTTCAGCGTTTCATCGGAGCCGAGCACGAAAGTGAGAGGCCTGTCGAGGACGAAAGCCACCTCGTCCAGGATGAGGCCTGGCGAGGCATCCGTCGTCAGCCGCAGCGTCTGCTCCCCAAGGCGGTAGCGGATGTGGTTCGAACCCCGCGTGATTTCCGGAGCGACCTGGCCAAAATCCGCGCGCGGTTTGATGCGGATCGTCACCTGTGGCGTACCGACCACCGGCTCGATCTGGCGCATGAGCATGGCAGGCCTGAAGATACGCCCGCTGAATTTAAAGCGGGGCGCGAAATCGATCACGCGAACACGCGCACCGTCGGCTGTCTCGATGAGTGTTTCAAGAATCGCGGTATTCGGAAGATAGCGTCGCTCAGTCTTGACGACATTCTCGATGTCGATCGCAAAGGCGCCATCGCCTTTATCGATACTGCCGAGCAGGGCGTGAAAGACGGGAT
This portion of the Chelatococcus sp. YT9 genome encodes:
- the gltS gene encoding sodium/glutamate symporter → MTTIAVPGLLSFTIAILVYFTGAGLNRLIAPLRRWNIPEAVTGGLVAAVATLAAYHVLGTTIGFDLEARDMLLLYFFTGIGLNARLSDLMTGGRRLAVLLAVTIVFLVLQNVIAVGSVALLGLPEGLAPFLGSASLIGGHGTTIAWAPIIEQRLGVSQALEVGIASATLGLVIASLVGGPVARLLIARYGLSGPVEKAPIVGLPDDPEGGSRSEVSAVSLLRTVLVLNIAILIGFALDELVDEFGINLPLFVACLMVAIVMTNTIPYVFRGLLWPTRTKALSLVSDLSLSVFLAMSLMSMQLWTLGDLGPALLVVLGVQTVAAVAYILFVVFPAMGRDYDAAVVSAGFSGISLGATPTAIANMTAVTKVHGAAPVAFIILPLVSAFFIDIVNAVAIGFMVR
- a CDS encoding complex I NDUFA9 subunit family protein; this translates as MTAGVVGTSSQLITVFGGSGFIGRHVVRALAQRGYRIRVAVRRPDLAGFLQPLGRVGQIHAVQANLRYKQSVQNAARGSDVVINLVGVLKEAGRQNFAAVHSFGARSVAEAAATAGARLIHVSALGADAQSESLYARTKAAGEASAFSHVPTATIFRPSVVFGPEDGFFNRFAALGSRMPVVPITGGATRFQPVYVGDVAEAIARAVDGAVAEGHVYELGGPEVKTLREIVDYTLGVIGRRRLVVDLPKAGASLLAGVVEFADKLTFGILPDYLVLTRDQVALLGHDNVVSATAIDTGRTLTDIGITPTPYEATVPGYLWRFRRAGQFADIRAI
- a CDS encoding sulfate transporter family protein, which translates into the protein MPLFASFSLVLQAAIKAASQVLSPGFRRLLWRSLGLTILLLAIVWFALTRVIAHFMDGSDILSNYPLIDSLAFFFAGVGIFIGLAYIIAPVTAVVAGYFLDDAAALVEERHYPGDRPGEPLSFGRSLLYGLRFAGLALLVNGVALILFFVPVVNIVAFFLANGYLLGREYFELAAGRFRPMPEAAAMRVANRGTVLIAGLMLAVMVAIPIVNLFTPLFGVALMVHIHKGLAARGRVPERSQTY
- a CDS encoding D-glycerate dehydrogenase is translated as MSKPQPLVVVTRRLPEPVEARMRELFSVQLNGTDQPFSRTDLITAMKTAEVLVPTITDRIDEGVLAEAGEQLRLIANFGNGVDHIDVEAATARGITVTNTPGVLTADTADMTMALMLAVVRRLPEGARIIPNEEPWAGWSPTWMLGRRITGKRLGIVGMGRIGQALAARARAFGLSINYHNRRRLPGDTETALDATYWSSLDRMLARMDIVSIHCPHTPATYHLLSARRLKLMKPDAVIINTARGEIIDEAALIAMLEANELHGAGLDVFQHHPAVNPRLLRLAKANKVVLLPHMGSATLEGRIDMGDKVMVNIRAFLDGHKPPNRILPSML
- a CDS encoding SH3 domain-containing protein, which codes for MQVAAAPAQPATPVGTVSGLPVPRYVSLKSDRVNLREGPSKDHRVTWVFQRAGLPVEVTAEFETWRRIRDSEGAEGWVLHSLLSGRRTALVAPWEKGQTFDMRDQTDANSPVTARLQAGVIANVRSCDGTWCSVMVRDVAGYMKQDRLWGVYPHEQVK
- the otsA gene encoding alpha,alpha-trehalose-phosphate synthase (UDP-forming); amino-acid sequence: MSKLVVVSNRVGVPTKKSGVAAGGLAVALNDVLADRGGLWFGWSGKIGAPQSDATLVEHGKITYALCDLSSEDFGEYYNGFANRTLWPLLHYRLDLTEFARRDLAGYRRVNSYFADLLIKHIDPDDLIWIHDYHLIPLAEALRARGVNNRIGYFQHIPWPSPDIFLALPNHIEIGHALTACDLVGFQTERDAVNFGRYLVEELGAFARKDHVFSVAGRELRTGVYPVGIDRLGFAKMAKRASRSRFVTEVAESLNGRPMLMGVDRLDYSKGLTQRLDAFERMLETAPEWRGHVTFLQITPRSRGDIPEYAAMQRALGETAGRINGRYGEANWTPIRYVNRSHTRLELAGLYRVAKVGVVTPLRDGMNLVAKEYVAAQDPEDPGVLVISRFAGAASVLDGALVVNPYDMDGTANALSQALAMPLEERRQRWQSMWDRLETTDIAGWAPSFLSALEHVAHRRRPSW
- a CDS encoding glycoside hydrolase family 15 protein, giving the protein MISEELSEPAHVAAGTEPVAGNLDLGVIGNSALAALIDDKASIVWCCYPRLDGDPVFHALLGSIDKGDGAFAIDIENVVKTERRYLPNTAILETLIETADGARVRVIDFAPRFKFSGRIFRPAMLMRQIEPVVGTPQVTIRIKPRADFGQVAPEITRGSNHIRYRLGEQTLRLTTDASPGLILDEVAFVLDRPLTFVLGSDETLNEAPSAVFRHFLEETTQYWREWVRYLAIPYEWQDVVIRAAITLKLCAYEETGGIVAALTTSIPEYGTSGRTWDYRYCWLRDSFFTVRALNRLGVTKTMEDFISYVANVVARSADRELQPLFGLQFEAKIDEYTLEALPGYRGYGPVRRGNAAYLQRQNDGYGSVILAISQCFFDERLDVRGDLDLFYRLEALGERAAILWNEPDAGLWEYRTLSSVHTHSAAMCWAACDRLARIALKLELTDRATYWREHADRLRSRIFAEAWNEELQSFVSSFGGTDVDAALLLLADIGLVRADDPRFRSTVELIGKRLKRGNHLFRYAGEDDFGKPETAFTICTLWYIEALAKIGRGAEARELFKHVLGRRNSLGLLSEGIHVETGELWGNFPQTYSMVGLIHAALSLSRSWEEAF